Proteins encoded by one window of candidate division KSB1 bacterium:
- a CDS encoding TonB-dependent receptor: protein MNKLSACAIVMGLMLRVAAQEATIVGRVVEAESGRPLPGANVFIVNTFLGSSSTADGRFAIRHVPPGEYRVKAAYIGYRSETVVVRLSAGETAELEFSLKSAPLVGEQVVVTGSRQPEILASAAGSIHVLSKEELQRRASFRIDEALTHVSGVTLIGEQVNIRGGSGYNRLGGSRALVLLDDVPMLTGDLGETNWNLVPITEVELIEVSKGASSALYGSGALSGVIAVRTKQPSLGNTISFRQTVGVYDRPSVPQWRWTDELRHYEKTDFSWSNTFGRVGVRLAATRHVSTGDRENGQFTRWYLTGKAHAQLPGNSTLTLFSTYSEEDRGLFLQWLEQDHALQVPPYDSGKTVGLRGYVGYAVLNKLFSPASAIKVRLSYNQQLVGIPFDLSGTFAPAAGLGGELQWQWKPKPDHSLAIGLDYKFDAVESSYYGRRTADGLSPYIQEIWKLSELLQINAGLRWDNYVLVGDSIETQISPKIGFSWQMFPGTVLHASYGRAFRAATVVERFLEAGSSDFRWRANPALEPERSTLLDIGLRQNVGERFSFEAACFFNRFDHLIEPTLFNDLTAQFINTPAARIDGLETEMRFRLWKERLELHANAVWMNPREIESGEPLVYRPRFTAAVTPALHWRRLSLEADYRYVARLPRVAVYPLDERVAMKLVDIRATFRLQRLLFRFLVRNALNYNYTVSERVLGEIRNYALVVEGHF from the coding sequence GTGAACAAACTGTCGGCATGTGCCATCGTCATGGGGTTGATGCTGCGGGTCGCCGCGCAGGAGGCGACGATCGTGGGGCGCGTCGTCGAAGCTGAGAGCGGTCGACCGCTGCCGGGCGCTAATGTTTTTATCGTCAATACGTTTTTAGGTTCAAGCTCCACCGCCGACGGGCGGTTTGCCATTCGTCATGTGCCTCCCGGAGAATACCGCGTCAAAGCTGCTTATATCGGCTACCGCTCGGAGACGGTCGTTGTTCGCCTTTCAGCCGGCGAGACTGCGGAGTTGGAGTTCTCCCTCAAGTCTGCGCCTTTGGTCGGCGAGCAGGTGGTGGTGACCGGTTCTCGGCAGCCGGAAATCCTGGCTTCGGCTGCCGGCAGCATTCATGTGCTGAGCAAAGAAGAGCTGCAGCGCCGCGCTTCCTTCCGTATCGATGAGGCTTTGACGCATGTATCCGGTGTGACGTTGATAGGCGAACAAGTCAATATTCGCGGCGGTTCCGGCTACAACCGACTGGGCGGCAGCCGTGCTTTGGTGCTGTTGGACGATGTGCCCATGCTCACCGGCGACCTGGGCGAGACCAATTGGAATCTCGTCCCGATCACCGAAGTGGAGCTCATCGAAGTATCCAAGGGCGCTTCCTCGGCGCTTTACGGTTCCGGCGCCCTTTCCGGCGTGATCGCCGTGCGGACCAAGCAGCCCAGCCTCGGCAACACGATCTCTTTTCGCCAGACTGTCGGGGTGTACGACCGCCCTTCGGTGCCGCAATGGCGATGGACCGACGAGCTGCGCCATTATGAAAAGACGGATTTCAGTTGGTCGAACACGTTCGGGCGCGTCGGCGTCCGGTTGGCGGCAACTCGGCATGTTTCTACCGGCGACCGTGAAAACGGACAATTCACACGCTGGTATTTGACCGGAAAAGCGCATGCGCAGCTGCCGGGCAATTCGACCCTCACGCTTTTTTCAACCTACAGTGAAGAAGACCGTGGTTTGTTTCTGCAATGGTTGGAACAAGACCACGCTCTGCAGGTGCCGCCCTATGATAGCGGCAAAACTGTGGGACTCCGAGGTTATGTCGGCTATGCGGTTTTGAATAAATTATTTTCTCCTGCCTCGGCAATTAAAGTGAGGCTGTCGTACAATCAGCAGCTGGTGGGCATCCCGTTCGACTTGTCCGGCACATTCGCACCGGCTGCCGGCTTGGGCGGTGAACTGCAGTGGCAGTGGAAGCCGAAGCCGGATCACAGTCTGGCAATCGGCCTGGATTACAAATTTGACGCCGTCGAATCCAGCTATTACGGCAGGCGAACCGCCGACGGGTTGTCGCCTTATATTCAGGAAATCTGGAAGCTCAGCGAGCTGCTTCAGATCAATGCCGGTTTGCGGTGGGATAATTATGTGCTCGTCGGCGATTCGATCGAAACGCAGATCAGTCCCAAAATCGGCTTCAGCTGGCAGATGTTCCCCGGCACGGTGCTGCACGCCTCTTACGGCCGCGCCTTTCGCGCCGCAACGGTCGTCGAGCGATTTTTGGAAGCAGGTTCTTCGGATTTCCGTTGGCGCGCCAATCCGGCTCTGGAACCCGAGCGGTCGACGCTGCTCGATATCGGTCTTCGACAAAACGTCGGCGAACGGTTTTCCTTCGAAGCGGCTTGTTTTTTTAATCGGTTCGATCACTTGATCGAGCCGACGCTGTTCAACGATTTAACGGCCCAATTCATCAACACACCCGCCGCACGCATCGACGGCTTGGAAACGGAGATGCGCTTTCGGCTTTGGAAGGAACGTCTTGAGCTTCACGCCAATGCGGTTTGGATGAATCCGCGCGAAATCGAATCGGGCGAGCCGTTGGTTTACAGACCGCGCTTTACCGCTGCCGTCACGCCGGCGCTGCATTGGCGCCGCCTCAGCCTGGAAGCAGATTACCGTTACGTTGCCCGTCTTCCGAGAGTGGCTGTTTACCCGTTGGATGAGCGGGTGGCTATGAAGCTTGTCGATATTCGGGCCACTTTTCGCCTGCAGCGGTTGCTCTTCCGGTTTTTGGTGCGGAACGCGCTCAACTACAACTATACCGTATCCGAGCGCGTTCTGGGAGAGATTCGCAACTATGCTTTGGTTGTCGAAGGTCACTTTTAG
- the ade gene encoding adenine deaminase, which produces MLKDIIQAARGEKEVDLLLKNGRVVNVFSGEIIRTDVAIYGETIVGLGDGYEAKETVDLDGSLAAPGFIDAHVHIESSMVEVPQFTRAVLPLGTTSVIADPHEIANVLGYEGIRYMMESSKYNPLNVFFTLSSCVPASPLETAGSELRAFDLFPFLRERWVVGLGEMMNFPGVLAAEPDVLDKLRIVDGKRIDGHAPGLSGKDLNAYIAAGVQSDHECTTVEEAREKLRLGMFIMIREGTATKNLDDLLPLVTPENERRIMFCTDDRHPQDILAEAHINYIVRSAIRKGLPPVSAVRMATLNTAEYFGLNRLGAVAPGRLADLVVFDDFSTLNILCVYKNGRLAAKNGRMVIEPPVRPRVGLRGSVNIRWLDGNEFKIPAAGRRARVIEVVPDQIITRSFEAEVKTQDGFVVSDTERDILKLFVLERHRASGNIGRGLVRGFGLQRGAIASSVAHDSHNLIVVGVDDRDILKAVTFLNKIGGGMVAVADGEVLAAVELPIAGLMSNQPLETVSLQMQRLTDAALHLGSRLKDPLMTLSFMALPVIPQLKLTDRGLVDVDRFEHVELFIE; this is translated from the coding sequence ATGTTAAAGGACATTATTCAGGCGGCGCGCGGCGAGAAAGAGGTTGACCTGCTTCTCAAAAACGGACGCGTCGTCAATGTTTTTTCCGGCGAGATTATCCGCACCGATGTCGCGATTTACGGCGAAACTATCGTCGGCTTGGGCGACGGTTATGAGGCCAAAGAGACGGTCGATTTGGACGGCAGCTTGGCGGCGCCCGGGTTTATCGACGCACATGTGCACATCGAAAGCTCGATGGTAGAGGTGCCGCAGTTCACCCGCGCCGTTCTGCCGCTCGGCACCACATCGGTGATTGCCGATCCGCACGAGATCGCCAATGTCCTCGGCTACGAGGGCATCCGCTACATGATGGAGTCAAGTAAATACAACCCGCTCAACGTTTTTTTTACCCTTTCCTCCTGCGTGCCGGCCTCGCCTTTGGAAACCGCCGGAAGCGAGCTGCGCGCTTTTGATCTGTTTCCTTTTTTGCGGGAACGATGGGTGGTCGGCTTGGGAGAGATGATGAATTTTCCCGGCGTTTTGGCGGCGGAGCCGGATGTGTTGGACAAGCTTCGCATTGTCGACGGCAAGCGCATAGACGGACATGCGCCCGGGTTAAGCGGCAAAGACCTCAATGCCTACATCGCCGCAGGAGTTCAGTCGGATCACGAGTGTACGACCGTGGAAGAAGCGCGCGAAAAGCTGCGGCTCGGCATGTTCATCATGATTCGTGAGGGAACTGCAACAAAAAACCTGGACGATCTGCTGCCTCTGGTGACGCCCGAGAACGAGCGTCGCATCATGTTCTGCACCGACGACCGCCACCCGCAGGACATCTTGGCCGAGGCGCACATCAATTACATTGTCCGCTCCGCGATCCGAAAAGGGCTGCCGCCGGTGAGCGCCGTCCGCATGGCGACGCTCAATACAGCCGAGTATTTCGGTCTCAACCGGCTGGGCGCCGTAGCTCCGGGCCGATTGGCCGACCTGGTTGTGTTTGACGATTTTTCGACGCTCAATATACTTTGCGTTTATAAAAACGGCCGGTTGGCGGCAAAAAACGGCCGTATGGTCATCGAGCCGCCGGTTCGGCCCCGTGTCGGTCTGCGCGGCAGCGTCAACATTCGCTGGCTGGACGGTAACGAATTCAAGATTCCGGCGGCCGGCCGCAGGGCGCGCGTCATCGAAGTGGTGCCCGATCAGATTATTACCCGCTCTTTCGAGGCAGAGGTAAAAACGCAAGACGGGTTCGTAGTTTCGGATACCGAGCGCGATATTCTCAAGCTGTTTGTTCTGGAACGGCATCGAGCATCGGGCAATATCGGAAGGGGGCTTGTTCGCGGTTTTGGTCTTCAGCGCGGCGCGATTGCATCTTCCGTTGCTCATGACAGTCACAACCTTATCGTCGTCGGCGTTGATGATCGCGACATTTTAAAAGCAGTAACCTTTTTGAATAAAATCGGCGGCGGCATGGTGGCGGTTGCGGACGGTGAGGTGCTGGCCGCCGTGGAATTGCCGATCGCTGGGCTTATGTCCAATCAGCCGCTGGAGACGGTCAGCCTGCAAATGCAACGGTTGACCGATGCGGCTCTGCATTTGGGTTCCCGCCTCAAAGACCCCTTGATGACGCTCTCCTTTATGGCCCTGCCGGTCATTCCCCAGCTCAAGTTGACCGATCGAGGTTTGGTGGACGTCGATCGTTTTGAGCATGTCGAACTGTTTATTGAATAG
- a CDS encoding DUF1684 domain-containing protein: protein MKRSRSTVILFILIFAALLFSDDYVQSVEAWRQQRINNLKRPDGWLSLIGLFWLREGENSFGSDSGNDLVFPDDKADPFLGVFILNDGAVTVRAATGADIRCHGERVSTLPLIADDGEPTILTHRSLLFYVIKRGDRFGIRLKDTESDLLKRFKGIDCYPIDPSWAIPARFQPYDSGKTIHVVNALGQTTREACPGALIFVRNGQEYRLDIVGQGESEYFIVFGDATNGESTYGGGRFLYVPRPDAEGKTVIDFNKSYNPPCVFTPYATCPLPPPQNILPFPVTAGEKMFEGGHH, encoded by the coding sequence ATGAAAAGAAGCCGATCAACGGTCATTTTGTTCATTTTGATCTTTGCAGCGCTGCTTTTCAGCGATGATTATGTGCAGAGCGTCGAGGCTTGGCGGCAGCAGCGCATCAACAATCTCAAGCGGCCGGACGGCTGGCTAAGCCTAATCGGCCTGTTTTGGTTGAGGGAGGGAGAAAATTCCTTCGGTTCGGATTCAGGTAATGACCTCGTTTTTCCCGACGACAAAGCCGATCCTTTTCTAGGCGTCTTTATCCTCAACGACGGCGCCGTGACCGTGAGGGCTGCCACAGGAGCAGACATTCGCTGTCATGGCGAACGAGTCAGTACCCTGCCTTTGATTGCCGACGACGGCGAGCCGACGATTTTGACGCATCGCAGTCTGTTGTTCTATGTGATCAAACGCGGCGACCGCTTCGGCATTCGCCTAAAAGACACGGAAAGCGATCTCTTGAAGCGATTCAAGGGTATTGACTGCTATCCTATTGACCCGTCTTGGGCCATTCCTGCGCGTTTTCAGCCCTATGACAGCGGCAAGACCATTCACGTTGTAAATGCCCTTGGCCAAACGACTCGAGAAGCCTGTCCCGGCGCGCTGATTTTTGTGCGGAACGGGCAGGAATATCGTCTGGATATCGTCGGCCAGGGGGAAAGCGAATATTTTATCGTTTTCGGGGATGCCACCAACGGTGAGTCAACCTACGGCGGCGGTCGCTTCCTCTACGTTCCCCGCCCCGATGCCGAAGGCAAAACCGTAATCGATTTTAACAAGTCCTACAATCCGCCCTGTGTTTTTACACCGTACGCTACTTGTCCTTTACCGCCGCCGCAGAATATTTTACCGTTCCCTGTTACAGCCGGAGAAAAGATGTTCGAAGGCGGGCATCACTGA
- a CDS encoding alanine racemase — MDFYLEKSPRPYRINRVETIRTPQLLVFEDRVERNIEAMRRLLANLEPPLGLDALCPHVKTHKSIWTTKKLAAAGISFFKSTLNELQMLADAGAKRIFIAYPLLPNDVEQVAEFAEARPDLDLYVQAGHPQHLEYLCRLPVRWNVLIDVNVGMDRTGCPPEKAWDLYLMLRGCRNVEFAGLHAYDGHVHQRSETERFAQAQASMSQVIRLVRRFAAAGAPPPMTIVAGTPAFLSDAQILGSAALPTRVYFSPGTWVYSDSLTDELLPGVFETAAVLLAQVIDRPAPGKITLNIGHKRWGADQGPIERFSVPGMKALSWSEEHTVVAVPTSTTLDIGDYVVAAPRHVCSTINLWETFLLIDREGNCTELPIDARNR, encoded by the coding sequence ATGGACTTTTATCTGGAAAAGTCTCCACGGCCCTATCGAATTAACAGGGTAGAAACGATTCGCACGCCGCAGCTGCTGGTCTTTGAAGATCGGGTCGAACGCAATATCGAAGCCATGCGTCGACTATTGGCCAACCTTGAGCCGCCGCTCGGTTTGGACGCGCTCTGTCCGCATGTCAAGACGCATAAATCAATTTGGACGACGAAAAAGCTGGCGGCAGCCGGAATTTCGTTTTTTAAATCGACGTTGAATGAGCTGCAGATGCTGGCGGATGCAGGTGCAAAGCGGATTTTTATTGCTTACCCCCTGCTGCCCAATGACGTTGAACAGGTCGCTGAATTTGCGGAGGCGCGCCCCGATCTCGATCTTTATGTGCAGGCGGGTCATCCGCAACATCTTGAATATTTGTGTCGACTGCCGGTACGTTGGAACGTACTGATCGACGTCAACGTCGGCATGGATCGGACAGGATGCCCGCCGGAAAAAGCGTGGGATCTTTATCTGATGCTGCGCGGCTGCCGAAACGTAGAATTTGCCGGGCTGCACGCTTACGACGGTCACGTCCATCAGCGCAGCGAGACGGAGCGATTCGCGCAGGCGCAGGCGAGCATGTCGCAGGTTATCCGGCTGGTTCGTCGATTTGCAGCAGCCGGCGCGCCGCCGCCCATGACGATCGTTGCCGGTACGCCGGCTTTCCTGTCCGATGCACAGATTCTAGGCTCTGCGGCTTTACCGACTCGAGTTTATTTTTCACCCGGAACGTGGGTGTATTCCGACAGCCTTACGGATGAGCTGTTGCCGGGTGTCTTTGAGACGGCCGCCGTGCTTTTAGCGCAGGTAATCGATCGACCGGCGCCTGGCAAGATCACTTTGAACATCGGCCATAAGCGCTGGGGCGCGGATCAGGGTCCGATAGAGCGATTCAGCGTGCCAGGCATGAAAGCCTTAAGCTGGAGCGAAGAGCACACTGTCGTCGCCGTGCCGACAAGTACGACCCTCGATATCGGTGATTATGTAGTAGCGGCGCCGCGTCATGTTTGTTCGACAATCAATCTTTGGGAAACCTTTTTATTGATCGATAGAGAAGGCAACTGCACAGAGTTGCCGATAGATGCCCGAAATCGATAA
- a CDS encoding T9SS type A sorting domain-containing protein, producing MMKKNKLVTLWFIITVVFGTASAQKNGIDRRYVPILQSCNHPLLLNLRIDEWTAFRYDADRNEWQAVPFQFDKLDKKGKIERFPSDSTDATDELAVLPEHLGDRASAWQWLNDPASQAEARIELEFSDPLDSGKRGWLYLYRRVGSKPALPQALRYSPGPSDAPAADTIKTDAFALGHNRNGWMDYLALGADRADLIDRFKLRLAGKMFIGPAYDINEDYVESQTGSEVVFFIPGPVRAFHIIKANFLLEKLKLPLLPKRSTFDYHFHYFPNSFKISAETDLDAAILSIFGVQLLRQSLDLSENARGMKVFSPFNRDGLTVDGNPDAVVEPVTGGVENNWVLISGTQGAVLLIFELSPMKNSKKLFYYHDNAAGKSGDGTVDTGDGKSIGDSGIMVKATGSALIADKLIVNYKAYFVTEPNLDADFAERIVRWDQNPLKLTVREQRYVPSSTRRRFWSPRSFRLLPAYPNPFNPRQMKNVRFEFEAPPGEHRLLLFNVLGQQAAVFTGVATEDGRGAILWDGRQADGSLVPPGVYFLQFSETRELRTEKLIIN from the coding sequence ATGATGAAGAAAAATAAACTCGTAACTCTCTGGTTTATTATTACCGTTGTTTTCGGCACCGCATCGGCGCAAAAGAACGGCATCGACCGACGATATGTGCCGATCCTGCAGTCGTGTAATCACCCCTTACTGTTGAATCTGCGCATCGACGAATGGACGGCTTTTCGCTATGATGCCGATCGCAATGAGTGGCAGGCGGTGCCGTTTCAGTTCGACAAACTGGATAAGAAAGGCAAGATCGAGCGCTTTCCCAGCGACTCGACCGATGCGACGGATGAGCTGGCGGTGCTGCCCGAGCATTTGGGCGACCGTGCATCCGCGTGGCAATGGTTGAACGACCCCGCCTCGCAGGCCGAAGCGCGCATCGAACTAGAGTTTTCCGATCCCCTGGATTCGGGGAAACGCGGCTGGCTTTATCTTTACCGCAGGGTCGGCAGCAAACCGGCTTTGCCGCAGGCGTTGCGCTATTCGCCGGGTCCAAGCGATGCACCCGCCGCCGATACCATCAAAACCGATGCCTTTGCCCTCGGTCATAACCGCAACGGCTGGATGGATTATCTGGCGCTCGGAGCCGATCGTGCCGATCTGATCGACCGCTTCAAGCTGCGGCTGGCCGGCAAGATGTTCATCGGGCCGGCCTACGATATTAACGAGGATTATGTTGAATCGCAGACCGGCAGTGAGGTCGTCTTTTTCATCCCCGGCCCGGTGCGCGCCTTTCACATTATCAAGGCCAATTTTTTGCTCGAAAAGCTCAAGCTGCCATTGCTGCCCAAGCGCTCGACCTTTGATTACCATTTTCATTATTTCCCCAACTCGTTCAAAATCTCCGCCGAGACCGATCTCGACGCCGCCATCTTGTCCATATTCGGTGTGCAGCTGCTGCGTCAGTCGCTCGACCTCAGCGAGAACGCCCGCGGCATGAAAGTGTTTTCGCCGTTTAATCGCGACGGTCTGACGGTCGACGGGAATCCGGATGCGGTCGTCGAGCCAGTGACCGGCGGAGTGGAGAACAACTGGGTGCTGATCTCCGGCACTCAGGGGGCCGTTTTGCTGATTTTTGAATTATCGCCGATGAAAAACTCGAAAAAGCTTTTTTATTATCATGACAACGCCGCAGGCAAAAGCGGCGACGGCACGGTAGATACCGGCGACGGCAAATCCATCGGCGACAGCGGCATCATGGTCAAGGCAACCGGCAGCGCTCTGATCGCAGACAAGTTGATCGTCAACTACAAGGCTTACTTTGTCACAGAGCCAAACCTCGACGCCGATTTCGCCGAGCGGATTGTGCGATGGGATCAAAATCCGTTAAAGCTGACGGTGCGTGAACAGCGGTACGTTCCCAGTTCCACCAGGCGTCGCTTTTGGTCGCCGCGCAGTTTCCGCCTTTTGCCCGCCTATCCCAATCCCTTCAATCCGAGGCAGATGAAGAACGTACGTTTTGAGTTCGAAGCGCCTCCCGGAGAGCATCGCCTGCTGCTTTTCAACGTACTGGGTCAGCAGGCCGCCGTTTTTACCGGCGTTGCGACAGAGGACGGGCGCGGCGCCATTCTGTGGGACGGCCGACAAGCCGACGGTTCTCTTGTGCCGCCCGGGGTATATTTTCTGCAGTTTTCCGAGACCAGGGAACTGCGCACCGAAAAACTGATCATCAACTAA
- a CDS encoding T9SS type A sorting domain-containing protein: MQKRLLIVALFAAVGTAVLAGSLIEDRQYEPVVLYGGVLSQFYNVPINEIYLYAYDPAAQKLKVIPFQIDEKILTQDIFSPTRTRHYYANPEAWVMGKKQAILDDGLLDADDELVFLVRDLGPEAPKEAWNGVDVKDGLRRTLAVRDPNRRDQVAFAYLVRSSENKEIPAPYRFSYDITNDVVGNSVYSVRMARPSGLIEDIRFFPPYGSGVDIFDTQKIRLIGLVDLGMISLTPGLNDLPALNDRENFYVFAPQDPEQGYLNVTPNPVVRLTREVRQTIRLGELTLNDVAFYVKTKFYPFSGSLEGGGSLDPKKLRELFPDPDDIAINFDLVRQSWDFNENAVGMKFYNPNNNGVLVDGNPDAGVNRTLNSKGMIREWMMLSGEQGTFFSYLVIEDTTYKKLELYWHDNRNGGQDDQSYVEGGDTGDGKSYGDHGLKILNSQSLELGFIAYFVEKNKDRAFAEQLAYNVENPVIANWYPMEVSNASDQPPETLRLLQNYPNPFNQATRIDYTLKESGRVTLEILNLKGQCLARLVDEEQTFGDHSAEWDGRDDQGSGVGSGIYLYRLKQGQWMVTKKMLLVK, from the coding sequence ATGCAAAAACGACTGTTGATAGTCGCTCTTTTTGCTGCAGTAGGCACGGCCGTATTGGCCGGCTCGCTTATCGAAGACCGACAGTATGAACCCGTCGTCCTGTACGGCGGCGTATTGAGTCAGTTCTATAACGTTCCCATCAATGAAATTTACCTCTACGCATATGATCCCGCCGCACAAAAACTGAAAGTTATTCCGTTTCAAATCGATGAGAAAATCCTTACTCAGGATATTTTCAGTCCCACGCGCACGCGGCACTACTACGCCAATCCGGAAGCCTGGGTCATGGGAAAAAAGCAGGCTATTTTGGATGACGGCTTACTGGATGCCGACGACGAGCTGGTCTTTTTGGTGCGCGATTTGGGGCCCGAGGCGCCGAAAGAGGCCTGGAACGGCGTTGACGTCAAGGATGGTCTGCGCCGAACTCTGGCGGTGCGCGACCCGAACCGTCGCGATCAAGTCGCCTTTGCTTACTTGGTGCGATCATCGGAAAATAAAGAAATTCCCGCGCCTTATCGATTTTCCTACGACATCACCAATGACGTGGTCGGCAATTCGGTTTACTCGGTGCGCATGGCGCGGCCGAGCGGACTGATCGAAGATATCCGCTTTTTCCCGCCTTACGGCAGCGGCGTCGATATTTTCGACACGCAAAAAATCCGCTTGATCGGCCTGGTGGATCTCGGTATGATCTCGCTCACTCCGGGACTTAATGATCTGCCTGCCCTTAACGATCGCGAAAACTTTTACGTTTTTGCTCCGCAGGATCCTGAACAGGGGTATTTGAATGTCACACCGAATCCGGTCGTTCGCTTGACCCGCGAAGTGCGGCAGACCATTCGCTTGGGGGAACTAACGCTGAACGACGTGGCTTTTTACGTCAAGACCAAATTCTATCCTTTCAGCGGCAGTTTGGAGGGCGGCGGCAGCCTCGATCCTAAAAAGCTGCGCGAACTCTTTCCGGACCCGGATGACATCGCCATCAATTTCGACTTGGTGCGTCAGTCGTGGGATTTCAACGAGAATGCCGTCGGCATGAAATTCTATAACCCCAACAACAACGGTGTACTGGTCGACGGAAATCCTGACGCCGGCGTCAATCGCACGCTCAATTCCAAGGGCATGATCCGTGAATGGATGATGCTCAGCGGCGAGCAGGGAACGTTTTTTTCTTATCTCGTCATCGAAGACACCACCTATAAAAAACTCGAATTGTATTGGCACGACAATCGGAACGGCGGCCAGGACGATCAGAGCTATGTCGAAGGAGGCGACACCGGCGACGGCAAGTCCTACGGCGACCACGGCTTGAAAATACTTAACAGCCAGAGTTTGGAACTAGGTTTTATTGCTTATTTCGTCGAAAAGAACAAGGATCGTGCGTTTGCCGAACAGCTGGCCTACAATGTTGAAAATCCGGTGATCGCAAATTGGTATCCGATGGAGGTTAGCAATGCTTCGGATCAACCACCGGAGACGTTACGGCTTTTGCAGAATTATCCTAATCCGTTTAATCAGGCGACGAGGATCGATTATACTTTGAAGGAATCGGGCCGCGTTACGCTCGAAATTCTGAACTTGAAAGGGCAATGTCTTGCACGGTTAGTCGATGAAGAACAGACTTTTGGAGATCACTCGGCGGAATGGGACGGACGCGATGATCAAGGCAGCGGTGTCGGTTCGGGCATTTATCTTTATCGGTTGAAACAAGGACAATGGATGGTTACGAAAAAAATGCTGTTGGTGAAATAA
- a CDS encoding purine-nucleoside phosphorylase, with product MAERQGMTLKDKVRESLAFLRPLIPQTPSAAVVLGSGMGGVAEALQTPVIIDVRSIPHYPVSTVPGHAGRWIFGRLNAPVLCIQGRVHYYEGYSLAEATYYVHLVAGLGIRNLILTTACGGLNPDFRAGDLMLIADLINFAGKNPLRGRPENLLGPRFPDMSKPFDAHLCRLAEQAAAKLEIPLRRGVFCWVTGPNYETPAEVRALRRLGGDAVSMSTAPEVIVARQRHLNVLGLALITNAAAGLSAEPLTHEEVMQTAESAGQRLQKLLVEIISAIALFDKQTDK from the coding sequence ATGGCGGAACGCCAAGGCATGACATTAAAGGATAAAGTTCGCGAATCTTTGGCCTTCTTAAGGCCGCTGATTCCGCAGACTCCCTCAGCGGCTGTGGTTTTGGGTTCCGGCATGGGAGGAGTCGCCGAAGCGCTGCAAACGCCCGTCATCATTGATGTTCGCAGCATACCGCACTACCCGGTTTCTACAGTGCCCGGCCATGCCGGACGATGGATCTTCGGCCGGCTCAATGCGCCGGTCCTTTGCATTCAGGGGCGCGTGCACTATTATGAAGGCTATTCTTTAGCTGAAGCGACCTATTACGTCCACCTCGTCGCCGGATTGGGTATCCGCAATTTGATTCTGACCACCGCCTGCGGCGGCCTCAACCCCGATTTTCGCGCCGGTGATTTGATGCTCATCGCCGATTTGATTAATTTTGCCGGCAAAAACCCTTTGCGCGGCAGGCCGGAAAATCTGCTCGGCCCCCGTTTTCCGGATATGTCAAAGCCGTTCGATGCGCATTTGTGTCGTTTGGCCGAGCAGGCGGCGGCCAAACTGGAAATACCGCTGCGGCGGGGAGTATTCTGCTGGGTGACCGGTCCCAACTATGAGACGCCTGCCGAGGTGCGCGCTTTGCGCCGATTGGGCGGCGACGCCGTTTCGATGTCCACGGCGCCGGAAGTGATCGTTGCCCGTCAACGGCATCTAAACGTTCTCGGTCTGGCGCTTATCACCAACGCCGCAGCCGGTCTCTCTGCCGAGCCTTTGACGCACGAAGAGGTGATGCAAACCGCCGAATCGGCCGGCCAAAGACTGCAGAAGCTGCTTGTCGAAATAATCTCCGCCATTGCTCTGTTTGACAAGCAAACCGACAAATGA